CATACATATGCAATGCGAGGTTAAGGGGATGATAAAGCAGTTAACTGGAAAATATTATAGTATAGAGAAATAAAAATTAAGGATATAAAAAATGGCTACAAAAACTAAAGAAAAGAAAACTACTAAAAAGAAATTAGTAATAGTTGAGTCGCCTGCTAAGGCAAAAACTATAAATAGATATTTAGGGTCAGATTATGTAGTATTATCATCAATGGGGCATTTAATAGATTTGCCAAGAAGCAGACTAGCTATAGATGTAGACAATGGTTTTGAGCCTGAATATATTACAATAAGAGGAAGAGCTAAGATATTAAATGATCTTAAAAAAGAGGCAAAGAAATCTGAAGAGGTGTTGCTTGCAGCCGATGATGATAGGGAAGGGGAGAGTATTGCTTGGCATATAGGAAATAAAATAAGAAGCGTTAATTCTGCTGTACCTATAAAAAGAATAGTTTTTCATGAGATTACAAAAGATGCACTTAAAGAAGCCATTGATAAACCTAGAGATATAGACATAGCAAAAGTAAATGCTCAAAAAGCAAGAAGGGTATTAGACAGACTTATTGGTTATAATTTAAGCCCTTTGCTTTGGGAGAAGATAAAAAGAGGTCTTTCTGCAGGAAGAGTACAGAATGTCGCTTTGCTTATAATTTGTAACAG
Above is a genomic segment from Brachyspira sp. SAP_772 containing:
- a CDS encoding type IA DNA topoisomerase, with translation MATKTKEKKTTKKKLVIVESPAKAKTINRYLGSDYVVLSSMGHLIDLPRSRLAIDVDNGFEPEYITIRGRAKILNDLKKEAKKSEEVLLAADDDREGESIAWHIGNKIRSVNSAVPIKRIVFHEITKDALKEAIDKPRDIDIAKVNAQKARRVLDRLIGYNLSPLLWEKIKRGLSAGRVQNVALLIICN